In Rhodoferax koreense, a genomic segment contains:
- a CDS encoding DUF6678 family protein: MNNTKWNEIRLGVCALKGPHPRYRARSIKSGLIGAWDGEWFHHFYGRHEEDEWVEIAVVSPAQRAAVLAVLRRVHVPGVATDSGFKIFGYVEPGTPVDYL; this comes from the coding sequence ATGAACAACACAAAATGGAACGAAATTCGCCTGGGTGTGTGTGCATTGAAAGGCCCGCATCCAAGATACCGAGCGCGTAGCATCAAATCAGGTCTTATCGGGGCTTGGGATGGCGAATGGTTTCATCATTTCTACGGACGCCACGAAGAAGATGAGTGGGTTGAAATTGCCGTGGTCTCCCCTGCGCAGCGAGCGGCAGTTTTGGCAGTGCTCCGCCGTGTTCATGTACCTGGCGTAGCGACTGATAGCGGATTCAAAATATTCGGTTACGTTGAACCGGGTACACCGGTAGACTACCTGTAA
- a CDS encoding DUF4279 domain-containing protein — MGDELVPEEVSRLLNAEPTSAHVKGPQFLSEPSGRIVTRNSGMWRLQATDSEPEDLNGQVSELLGRVTSDPSVWHELTARFRVDLFCGWFMGSGNEGVEILPSTMLALGQRGIRLSLDIYGPDTSDGDSSDEASPQG, encoded by the coding sequence ATGGGCGACGAACTTGTGCCCGAAGAAGTTTCGAGGCTACTCAACGCTGAGCCCACGTCTGCGCATGTGAAAGGGCCTCAATTTCTCTCTGAACCGTCGGGTCGCATCGTCACCAGGAACTCGGGCATGTGGCGTCTCCAAGCGACAGATAGCGAGCCAGAAGATTTGAACGGCCAAGTCTCTGAGTTGCTCGGTCGAGTGACTTCGGACCCATCGGTCTGGCACGAGCTCACGGCCCGGTTTCGCGTTGATTTGTTTTGCGGATGGTTCATGGGCAGCGGGAATGAAGGCGTAGAGATTTTGCCCTCCACCATGCTTGCGTTGGGGCAGCGCGGCATTCGGTTGTCACTCGACATCTACGGTCCCGACACCTCGGATGGTGATAGTTCCGACGAGGCCTCGCCACAGGGATAG